One genomic window of Glycine max cultivar Williams 82 chromosome 16, Glycine_max_v4.0, whole genome shotgun sequence includes the following:
- the LOC100810148 gene encoding uncharacterized protein isoform X4, giving the protein MASLTCSPTSLQLRLALAAPKFPHTPQLRMRNFKLNRVRPLRAAQDGGPGPGPKLDGFSGWSDTDAEQRPNNAPKKESYGGVVGVGVAGVLLLSGLTFAALSLGKQTGSRPEQHMKPLTSQQEELLSSDDHNNEITEQGNVDNTVEQGNGKMEGSQLIYDSKNPSDGVDDATKHISVQEDLQDVSAFDNKLVFASESPVPLESENTVDSFNAYGFRDFDSNPNVDTVESTPNLKENLFNVDPGDVPNYDDAKPLHLNTEQHDEITSSSGSVSFGFPETYSSSGADNETGIVSVVVISELNNMISDPKFFNEAGQENILSALKNENLDLNKIPQVSAEGNEPSFEERSIPGNDLFEKSSISTSANTLVDEQVRNDNYEVDEVKSESSNSGSFFSVPGIPAPLVVSTAVKVLPGKILVPAAVDQAQGQALAALQVLKVIEPDVQPSDLCTRREYARWLVSASSALSRSTVSKVYPAMYIDNATELAFDDVTPEDPDFSSIQGLAEAGLIESRLSRRDIQLFGDGDDSPFYFSPESPLSRQDLVSWKMALQKRQLPEADSKVLYQLSGFIDTDKIHPNACPALVADLSAGEQGIIALAFGYTRLFQPDKPVTKAQAAMALATGDASEIVSEELARIEAESIAENAVAAHSALVAQVEKDINASFEQELFIEREKISAVERMAEEARLELERLRAEREEDNLALTKERAAIESEMEVFSKLRHEVEDQLQSLMSDKVEIAHEKERISKLREKAEVENNEIGRLQYELEVERKALSMARAWAEDEAKRVREQAIALEEARDRWERHGIKVVVDDDLRKEASAGVTWLNASEQVSVQGTVDRAESLLDKLKQMAADIRGKSRDTLHKIIHVVSQFISKLREWACKTGKQAEEFGEAAISKVGKSVSELQQNALEVGIGIKEGAKRVAGDCREGVEKITQKFTQKFKT; this is encoded by the exons ATGGCTTCCCTCACGTGCTCCCCCACCTCGCTACAGCTCCGATTGGCCTTAGCCGCCCCTAAATTCCCACACACCCCGCAACTGCGAATGCGCAACTTCAAGCTCAACCGAGTTCGCCCTCTACGCGCCGCGCAAGACGGCGGGCCCGGGCCCGGGCCCAAACTCGACGGCTTCTCGGGCTGGTCCGACACCGACGCCGAGCAGCGGCCCAACAACGCCCCAAAGAAGGAGTCATATGGAG GAGTTGTGGGAGTAGGAGTGGCTGGAGTGCTTCTACTTTCAGGGCTTACCTTTGCTGCCTTATCTCTTGGCAAACAAACTGGTTCCA GACCTGAGCAACACATGAAGCCCTTGACTTCACAGCAGGAGGAACTTTTGTCTTCTGATGACCATAATAATGAAATAACTGAACAAGGGAATGTTGACAACACGGTGGAACAAGGAAATGGTAAAATGGAAG GATCCCAGTTGATATATGATAGCAAAAACCCCTCCGATGGTGTTGACGATGCCACTAAACATATATCTGTTCAAGAAGATTTACAGGATGTGTCAGCTTTTGATAACAAGTTAGTTTTTGCTAGTGAAAGCCCAGTGCCACTTGAATCTGAAAATACTGTCGATTCTTTTAATGCTTATGGATTTAGAGATTTTGATAGCAACCCTAATGTAGATACAGTGGAATCTACTCCCAATCTTAAAGAAAACCTATTCAATGTTGATCCAGGAGACGTGCCCAACTATGATGATGCTAAGCCACTACACCTTAATACTGAGCAACATGATGAAATAACCAGTTCAAGTGGAAGTGTAAGTTTTGGTTTTCCTGAAACCTATTCTAGTTCGGGTGCTGATAATGAGACTGGAATTGTTAGTGTTGTGGTCATTTCTGAGCTAAATAACATGATTTCAGATCCTAAGTTTTTCAATGAAGCTGGTCAAGAGAATATTCTGTCAGCTTTAAAGAATGAAAACCTTGACCTGAACAAAATTCCACAGGTCTCCGCTGAGGGAAATGAGCCTTCCTTTGAAGAGCGGAGCATTCCTGGAAATGACCTGTTTGAAAAATCATCTATTTCAACATCAGCCAATACATTGGTAGATGAGCAGGTTAGAAATGATAATTATGAGGTTGATGAAGTTAAATCTGAATCTTCAAATTCTGGATCCTTTTTCTCTGTTCCCGGCATTCCCGCTCCATTAGTAGTTTCTACAGCTGTAAAAGTGCTTCCGGGAAAGATTTTGGTTCCTGCAGCTGTTGATCAAGCTCAGGGCCAAGCACTAGCTGCATTGCAAGTTTTAAAG GTCATTGAGCCTGATGTTCAACCTAGTGATTTATGTACACGTCGTGAATATGCTCGCTGGTTGGTTTCTGCTAGCAGTGCTCTTTCAAG GAGCACAGTTTCAAAAGTGTATCCTGCCATGTATATAGACAATGCTACTGAGCTTGCATTTGATGATGTCACTCCCGAGGACCctgatttttcttccattcaag GCTTGGCAGAAGCTGGACTTATTGAAAGCAGGCTTTCAAGACGTGATATACAGTTGTTTGGTGATGGAGATGATAGCCCATTTTACTTCTCCCCTGAAAG TCCTTTATCACGTCAAGATCTTGTCAGCTGGAAAATGGCCCTGCAGAAAAGACAGCTTCCGGAAGCTGACAGCAAG GTGCTGTACCAACTTTCTGGTTTTATAGACACTGATAAGATACATCCTAATGCATGCCCTGCCTTAGTAGCTGATCTGTCTGCTGGGGAGCAGGGAATAATAGCTCTTGCATTTG GTTATACAAGATTGTTCCAGCCAGATAAACCAGTAACAAAAGCCCAAGCAGCTATGGCTCTTGCTACTGGAGATGCTTCGGAAATAGTTAGTGAAGAGCTTGCACGCATTGAAGCAGAATCTATTGCTGAAAATGCTGTTGCTGCGCATAGTGCTTTAGTAGCTCAAGTAGAGAAGGATATCAATGCAAGTTTTGAGCAGGAGCTTTTCATAGAGAGGGAAAAGATCAGTGCTGTTGAAAGAATGGCTGAGGAGGCAAGACTTGAGTTGGAAAGGTTAAGAGCTGAGAGAGAAGAAGATAACCTTGCATTGACTAAGGAGCGAGCTGCTATTGAATCGGAAATGGAGGTTTTTTCAAAGTTAAGGCATGAGGTTGAGGATCAATTACAAAGCCTAATGAGTGACAAGGTAGAAATAGCACATGAAAAAGAGAGGATTAGCAAGCTTCGGGAAAAAGCAGAAGTTGAAAACAATGAGATTGGCCGTTTACAATATGAGCTAGAGGTTGAAAGAAAAGCCCTGTCCATGGCCAG GGCTTGGGCAGAGGACGAGGCCAAACGAGTGAGAGAGCAAGCAATAGCCTTAGAGGAGGCTAGAGATCGTTGGGAGAGGCATGGAATCAAAGTGGTAGTTGATGATGACCTCCGCAAGGAGGCCTCGGCTGGAGTGACATGGCTCAATGCCTCAGAGCAGGTCTCGGTTCAAGGAACAGTTGACAGGGCAGAGAGCTTATTGGACAAGCTCAAACAAATGGCTGCAGATATCAGAGGAAAATCTAGAGATACCCTTCACAAAATCATTCACGTGGTTTCccaatttatatcaaaattgaGGGAATGGGCATGCAAAACAGGAAAACAGGCTGAAGAATTTGGAGAAGCTGCCATCTCAAAGGTAGGCAAGTCAGTCAGTGAGTTGCAGCAAAATGCTCTTGAAGTTGGAATTGGTATCAAAGAAGGTGCAAAGCGAGTTGCTGGTGATTGTAGAGAAGGGGTTGAGAAAATCACCCAAAAATTCACACAGAAGTTCAAGACCTGA
- the LOC100810148 gene encoding uncharacterized protein isoform X2: MASLTCSPTSLQLRLALAAPKFPHTPQLRMRNFKLNRVRPLRAAQDGGPGPGPKLDGFSGWSDTDAEQRPNNAPKKESYGGVVGVGVAGVLLLSGLTFAALSLGKQTGSRPEQHMKPLTSQQEELLSSDDHNNEITEQGNVDNTVEQGNGKMEGQIHISGDYSSAESSNFYSDNSIVDDSDIGSQLIYDSKNPSDGVDDATKHISVQEDLQDVSAFDNKLVFASESPVPLESENTVDSFNAYGFRDFDSNPNVDTVESTPNLKENLFNVDPGDVPNYDDAKPLHLNTEQHDEITSSSGSVSFGFPETYSSSGADNETGIVSVVVISELNNMISDPKFFNEAGQENILSALKNENLDLNKIPQVSAEGNEPSFEERSIPGNDLFEKSSISTSANTLVDEQVRNDNYEVDEVKSESSNSGSFFSVPGIPAPLVVSTAVKVLPGKILVPAAVDQAQGQALAALQVLKVIEPDVQPSDLCTRREYARWLVSASSALSRSTVSKVYPAMYIDNATELAFDDVTPEDPDFSSIQGLAEAGLIESRLSRRDIQLFGDGDDSPFYFSPESPLSRQDLVSWKMALQKRQLPEADSKVLYQLSGFIDTDKIHPNACPALVADLSAGEQGIIALAFGYTRLFQPDKPVTKAQAAMALATGDASEIVSEELARIEAESIAENAVAAHSALVAQVEKDINASFEQELFIEREKISAVERMAEEARLELERLRAEREEDNLALTKERAAIESEMEVFSKLRHEVEDQLQSLMSDKVEIAHEKERISKLREKAEVENNEIGRLQYELEVERKALSMARAWAEDEAKRVREQAIALEEARDRWERHGIKVVVDDDLRKEASAGVTWLNASEQVSVQGTVDRAESLLDKLKQMAADIRGKSRDTLHKIIHVVSQFISKLREWACKTGKQAEEFGEAAISKVGKSVSELQQNALEVGIGIKEGAKRVAGDCREGVEKITQKFTQKFKT, translated from the exons ATGGCTTCCCTCACGTGCTCCCCCACCTCGCTACAGCTCCGATTGGCCTTAGCCGCCCCTAAATTCCCACACACCCCGCAACTGCGAATGCGCAACTTCAAGCTCAACCGAGTTCGCCCTCTACGCGCCGCGCAAGACGGCGGGCCCGGGCCCGGGCCCAAACTCGACGGCTTCTCGGGCTGGTCCGACACCGACGCCGAGCAGCGGCCCAACAACGCCCCAAAGAAGGAGTCATATGGAG GAGTTGTGGGAGTAGGAGTGGCTGGAGTGCTTCTACTTTCAGGGCTTACCTTTGCTGCCTTATCTCTTGGCAAACAAACTGGTTCCA GACCTGAGCAACACATGAAGCCCTTGACTTCACAGCAGGAGGAACTTTTGTCTTCTGATGACCATAATAATGAAATAACTGAACAAGGGAATGTTGACAACACGGTGGAACAAGGAAATGGTAAAATGGAAGGTCAGATACATATATCTGGGGATTATTCTTCTGCTGAGTCTAGTAATTTTTACAGTGACAATAGCATTGTTGATGATTCTGACATAGGATCCCAGTTGATATATGATAGCAAAAACCCCTCCGATGGTGTTGACGATGCCACTAAACATATATCTGTTCAAGAAGATTTACAGGATGTGTCAGCTTTTGATAACAAGTTAGTTTTTGCTAGTGAAAGCCCAGTGCCACTTGAATCTGAAAATACTGTCGATTCTTTTAATGCTTATGGATTTAGAGATTTTGATAGCAACCCTAATGTAGATACAGTGGAATCTACTCCCAATCTTAAAGAAAACCTATTCAATGTTGATCCAGGAGACGTGCCCAACTATGATGATGCTAAGCCACTACACCTTAATACTGAGCAACATGATGAAATAACCAGTTCAAGTGGAAGTGTAAGTTTTGGTTTTCCTGAAACCTATTCTAGTTCGGGTGCTGATAATGAGACTGGAATTGTTAGTGTTGTGGTCATTTCTGAGCTAAATAACATGATTTCAGATCCTAAGTTTTTCAATGAAGCTGGTCAAGAGAATATTCTGTCAGCTTTAAAGAATGAAAACCTTGACCTGAACAAAATTCCACAGGTCTCCGCTGAGGGAAATGAGCCTTCCTTTGAAGAGCGGAGCATTCCTGGAAATGACCTGTTTGAAAAATCATCTATTTCAACATCAGCCAATACATTGGTAGATGAGCAGGTTAGAAATGATAATTATGAGGTTGATGAAGTTAAATCTGAATCTTCAAATTCTGGATCCTTTTTCTCTGTTCCCGGCATTCCCGCTCCATTAGTAGTTTCTACAGCTGTAAAAGTGCTTCCGGGAAAGATTTTGGTTCCTGCAGCTGTTGATCAAGCTCAGGGCCAAGCACTAGCTGCATTGCAAGTTTTAAAG GTCATTGAGCCTGATGTTCAACCTAGTGATTTATGTACACGTCGTGAATATGCTCGCTGGTTGGTTTCTGCTAGCAGTGCTCTTTCAAG GAGCACAGTTTCAAAAGTGTATCCTGCCATGTATATAGACAATGCTACTGAGCTTGCATTTGATGATGTCACTCCCGAGGACCctgatttttcttccattcaag GCTTGGCAGAAGCTGGACTTATTGAAAGCAGGCTTTCAAGACGTGATATACAGTTGTTTGGTGATGGAGATGATAGCCCATTTTACTTCTCCCCTGAAAG TCCTTTATCACGTCAAGATCTTGTCAGCTGGAAAATGGCCCTGCAGAAAAGACAGCTTCCGGAAGCTGACAGCAAG GTGCTGTACCAACTTTCTGGTTTTATAGACACTGATAAGATACATCCTAATGCATGCCCTGCCTTAGTAGCTGATCTGTCTGCTGGGGAGCAGGGAATAATAGCTCTTGCATTTG GTTATACAAGATTGTTCCAGCCAGATAAACCAGTAACAAAAGCCCAAGCAGCTATGGCTCTTGCTACTGGAGATGCTTCGGAAATAGTTAGTGAAGAGCTTGCACGCATTGAAGCAGAATCTATTGCTGAAAATGCTGTTGCTGCGCATAGTGCTTTAGTAGCTCAAGTAGAGAAGGATATCAATGCAAGTTTTGAGCAGGAGCTTTTCATAGAGAGGGAAAAGATCAGTGCTGTTGAAAGAATGGCTGAGGAGGCAAGACTTGAGTTGGAAAGGTTAAGAGCTGAGAGAGAAGAAGATAACCTTGCATTGACTAAGGAGCGAGCTGCTATTGAATCGGAAATGGAGGTTTTTTCAAAGTTAAGGCATGAGGTTGAGGATCAATTACAAAGCCTAATGAGTGACAAGGTAGAAATAGCACATGAAAAAGAGAGGATTAGCAAGCTTCGGGAAAAAGCAGAAGTTGAAAACAATGAGATTGGCCGTTTACAATATGAGCTAGAGGTTGAAAGAAAAGCCCTGTCCATGGCCAG GGCTTGGGCAGAGGACGAGGCCAAACGAGTGAGAGAGCAAGCAATAGCCTTAGAGGAGGCTAGAGATCGTTGGGAGAGGCATGGAATCAAAGTGGTAGTTGATGATGACCTCCGCAAGGAGGCCTCGGCTGGAGTGACATGGCTCAATGCCTCAGAGCAGGTCTCGGTTCAAGGAACAGTTGACAGGGCAGAGAGCTTATTGGACAAGCTCAAACAAATGGCTGCAGATATCAGAGGAAAATCTAGAGATACCCTTCACAAAATCATTCACGTGGTTTCccaatttatatcaaaattgaGGGAATGGGCATGCAAAACAGGAAAACAGGCTGAAGAATTTGGAGAAGCTGCCATCTCAAAGGTAGGCAAGTCAGTCAGTGAGTTGCAGCAAAATGCTCTTGAAGTTGGAATTGGTATCAAAGAAGGTGCAAAGCGAGTTGCTGGTGATTGTAGAGAAGGGGTTGAGAAAATCACCCAAAAATTCACACAGAAGTTCAAGACCTGA
- the LOC100810148 gene encoding uncharacterized protein isoform X3: MASLTCSPTSLQLRLALAAPKFPHTPQLRMRNFKLNRVRPLRAAQDGGPGPGPKLDGFSGWSDTDAEQRPNNAPKKESYGGSLLSGVVGVGVAGVLLLSGLTFAALSLGKQTGSRPEQHMKPLTSQQEELLSSDDHNNEITEQGNVDNTVEQGNGKMEGSQLIYDSKNPSDGVDDATKHISVQEDLQDVSAFDNKLVFASESPVPLESENTVDSFNAYGFRDFDSNPNVDTVESTPNLKENLFNVDPGDVPNYDDAKPLHLNTEQHDEITSSSGSVSFGFPETYSSSGADNETGIVSVVVISELNNMISDPKFFNEAGQENILSALKNENLDLNKIPQVSAEGNEPSFEERSIPGNDLFEKSSISTSANTLVDEQVRNDNYEVDEVKSESSNSGSFFSVPGIPAPLVVSTAVKVLPGKILVPAAVDQAQGQALAALQVLKVIEPDVQPSDLCTRREYARWLVSASSALSRSTVSKVYPAMYIDNATELAFDDVTPEDPDFSSIQGLAEAGLIESRLSRRDIQLFGDGDDSPFYFSPESPLSRQDLVSWKMALQKRQLPEADSKVLYQLSGFIDTDKIHPNACPALVADLSAGEQGIIALAFGYTRLFQPDKPVTKAQAAMALATGDASEIVSEELARIEAESIAENAVAAHSALVAQVEKDINASFEQELFIEREKISAVERMAEEARLELERLRAEREEDNLALTKERAAIESEMEVFSKLRHEVEDQLQSLMSDKVEIAHEKERISKLREKAEVENNEIGRLQYELEVERKALSMARAWAEDEAKRVREQAIALEEARDRWERHGIKVVVDDDLRKEASAGVTWLNASEQVSVQGTVDRAESLLDKLKQMAADIRGKSRDTLHKIIHVVSQFISKLREWACKTGKQAEEFGEAAISKVGKSVSELQQNALEVGIGIKEGAKRVAGDCREGVEKITQKFTQKFKT, translated from the exons ATGGCTTCCCTCACGTGCTCCCCCACCTCGCTACAGCTCCGATTGGCCTTAGCCGCCCCTAAATTCCCACACACCCCGCAACTGCGAATGCGCAACTTCAAGCTCAACCGAGTTCGCCCTCTACGCGCCGCGCAAGACGGCGGGCCCGGGCCCGGGCCCAAACTCGACGGCTTCTCGGGCTGGTCCGACACCGACGCCGAGCAGCGGCCCAACAACGCCCCAAAGAAGGAGTCATATGGAG GTAGCTTGCTTTCAGGAGTTGTGGGAGTAGGAGTGGCTGGAGTGCTTCTACTTTCAGGGCTTACCTTTGCTGCCTTATCTCTTGGCAAACAAACTGGTTCCA GACCTGAGCAACACATGAAGCCCTTGACTTCACAGCAGGAGGAACTTTTGTCTTCTGATGACCATAATAATGAAATAACTGAACAAGGGAATGTTGACAACACGGTGGAACAAGGAAATGGTAAAATGGAAG GATCCCAGTTGATATATGATAGCAAAAACCCCTCCGATGGTGTTGACGATGCCACTAAACATATATCTGTTCAAGAAGATTTACAGGATGTGTCAGCTTTTGATAACAAGTTAGTTTTTGCTAGTGAAAGCCCAGTGCCACTTGAATCTGAAAATACTGTCGATTCTTTTAATGCTTATGGATTTAGAGATTTTGATAGCAACCCTAATGTAGATACAGTGGAATCTACTCCCAATCTTAAAGAAAACCTATTCAATGTTGATCCAGGAGACGTGCCCAACTATGATGATGCTAAGCCACTACACCTTAATACTGAGCAACATGATGAAATAACCAGTTCAAGTGGAAGTGTAAGTTTTGGTTTTCCTGAAACCTATTCTAGTTCGGGTGCTGATAATGAGACTGGAATTGTTAGTGTTGTGGTCATTTCTGAGCTAAATAACATGATTTCAGATCCTAAGTTTTTCAATGAAGCTGGTCAAGAGAATATTCTGTCAGCTTTAAAGAATGAAAACCTTGACCTGAACAAAATTCCACAGGTCTCCGCTGAGGGAAATGAGCCTTCCTTTGAAGAGCGGAGCATTCCTGGAAATGACCTGTTTGAAAAATCATCTATTTCAACATCAGCCAATACATTGGTAGATGAGCAGGTTAGAAATGATAATTATGAGGTTGATGAAGTTAAATCTGAATCTTCAAATTCTGGATCCTTTTTCTCTGTTCCCGGCATTCCCGCTCCATTAGTAGTTTCTACAGCTGTAAAAGTGCTTCCGGGAAAGATTTTGGTTCCTGCAGCTGTTGATCAAGCTCAGGGCCAAGCACTAGCTGCATTGCAAGTTTTAAAG GTCATTGAGCCTGATGTTCAACCTAGTGATTTATGTACACGTCGTGAATATGCTCGCTGGTTGGTTTCTGCTAGCAGTGCTCTTTCAAG GAGCACAGTTTCAAAAGTGTATCCTGCCATGTATATAGACAATGCTACTGAGCTTGCATTTGATGATGTCACTCCCGAGGACCctgatttttcttccattcaag GCTTGGCAGAAGCTGGACTTATTGAAAGCAGGCTTTCAAGACGTGATATACAGTTGTTTGGTGATGGAGATGATAGCCCATTTTACTTCTCCCCTGAAAG TCCTTTATCACGTCAAGATCTTGTCAGCTGGAAAATGGCCCTGCAGAAAAGACAGCTTCCGGAAGCTGACAGCAAG GTGCTGTACCAACTTTCTGGTTTTATAGACACTGATAAGATACATCCTAATGCATGCCCTGCCTTAGTAGCTGATCTGTCTGCTGGGGAGCAGGGAATAATAGCTCTTGCATTTG GTTATACAAGATTGTTCCAGCCAGATAAACCAGTAACAAAAGCCCAAGCAGCTATGGCTCTTGCTACTGGAGATGCTTCGGAAATAGTTAGTGAAGAGCTTGCACGCATTGAAGCAGAATCTATTGCTGAAAATGCTGTTGCTGCGCATAGTGCTTTAGTAGCTCAAGTAGAGAAGGATATCAATGCAAGTTTTGAGCAGGAGCTTTTCATAGAGAGGGAAAAGATCAGTGCTGTTGAAAGAATGGCTGAGGAGGCAAGACTTGAGTTGGAAAGGTTAAGAGCTGAGAGAGAAGAAGATAACCTTGCATTGACTAAGGAGCGAGCTGCTATTGAATCGGAAATGGAGGTTTTTTCAAAGTTAAGGCATGAGGTTGAGGATCAATTACAAAGCCTAATGAGTGACAAGGTAGAAATAGCACATGAAAAAGAGAGGATTAGCAAGCTTCGGGAAAAAGCAGAAGTTGAAAACAATGAGATTGGCCGTTTACAATATGAGCTAGAGGTTGAAAGAAAAGCCCTGTCCATGGCCAG GGCTTGGGCAGAGGACGAGGCCAAACGAGTGAGAGAGCAAGCAATAGCCTTAGAGGAGGCTAGAGATCGTTGGGAGAGGCATGGAATCAAAGTGGTAGTTGATGATGACCTCCGCAAGGAGGCCTCGGCTGGAGTGACATGGCTCAATGCCTCAGAGCAGGTCTCGGTTCAAGGAACAGTTGACAGGGCAGAGAGCTTATTGGACAAGCTCAAACAAATGGCTGCAGATATCAGAGGAAAATCTAGAGATACCCTTCACAAAATCATTCACGTGGTTTCccaatttatatcaaaattgaGGGAATGGGCATGCAAAACAGGAAAACAGGCTGAAGAATTTGGAGAAGCTGCCATCTCAAAGGTAGGCAAGTCAGTCAGTGAGTTGCAGCAAAATGCTCTTGAAGTTGGAATTGGTATCAAAGAAGGTGCAAAGCGAGTTGCTGGTGATTGTAGAGAAGGGGTTGAGAAAATCACCCAAAAATTCACACAGAAGTTCAAGACCTGA